The proteins below are encoded in one region of Lytechinus pictus isolate F3 Inbred chromosome 11, Lp3.0, whole genome shotgun sequence:
- the LOC129271223 gene encoding NADH dehydrogenase [ubiquinone] 1 beta subcomplex subunit 6-like, translating into MRMSHWLSCKMANPIRSLSRPDKRPPAGSKPALPEWAKGDYVLEKWVGEERQRRRNWLRDQELHPSEPRPEWRPQNPFLERLRAPFRQLLNPIDKLTGHRLRSVLWKGGFYFKWFVLPVWVTHYVVKYHLATKPGYIVTAKRAEFPENPLHSEGGGHH; encoded by the exons ATGCGCATGTCCCATTGGTTATCGTGCAAGATGGCGAATCCCATCAGATCGCTCTCTCGACCCGATAAACGGCCTCCGGCTGGCTCAAAACCTGCTCTTCCTGAGTGGGCTAAAGGGGACTATGTTCTTGAAAAATGGGTCGGAGAAGAAAGGCAACGTAGGAGGAATTGGCTGAGGGATCAAGAGCTTCATCCAAGCGAACCAAGGCCCGAATGGAGGCCGCAGAATCCTTTTCTTGAGCGACTTCGAGCACCGTTTCGACAGTTGCTAAACCCCATCGACAAGTTGACC GGTCATAGGTTACGTTCCGTCCTCTGGAAGGGTGGATTCTACTTCAAGTGGTTTGTTCTTCCTGTCTGGGTCACCCATTATGTAGTCAAATACCATTTAGCA ACAAAACCAGGATATATTGTCACAGCAAAGCGAGCTGAATTTCCTGAAAACCCTTTG CACTCTGAGGGAGGTGGACATCATTGA